The nucleotide window caaaagatgTTGTAAACAAACcgttttctactttttaagCACAAacacaaaattgtaaaaatcaacaaaatgaTAGAATATACTCCccagaataacaaaaaaaaattaaaacagaaaatttttggaTAATATTTTAGGAAGAAATCGCAGAAAATAACTTTATAACAAAAGCGGACTGAGGAGCCAGCTCCTACgtgaataaaaacataaaaaaaatcagcGCAGTGCTTATATTGTTGCTATTATGTTAAACAGAaggtaaatattttgtttatgattaaaaattaaaagggaAAATCTCAGCaaatcaaaataaagaaaataaaataagacatcTTGATCAGCTTCCAGCACTGGCCATCGTCAATAAATTTGTTActttatgttaattttaataaattgtttcatttttttaaaatatataagtacaaaatatatacatatatatttttaccaatGGGAATAACAAGGGTTTGTCAGTTTTATAAGAATGTGGACATGTGGACAGAGtaaaaaaatgctttgttttatCACATCAAATCAGCATATAACAAGCAGGAAAAAAGTGTTGACATAAATTTTTGTTGACATTGATGACGTATAAAAACATGGCATTGTATTActatatcaaaacaaaaacatgacaaaacataacattttttttctttgaaaggACCACACCCACAACGTTATGGAAAGTTGGACTTTTGAAATCTTGAACCTTGATATCCAGCTCGTGAAGACATGCGTAACCAGGGCATGCAAGACATGCATAACAGAAGCAATGTTTAGCATTTATCAAGAGTTGACGTAGAATATTCCAGCTACTGCACCTAGTCCTACAGTAGTTATAGCTAGTCCCTTCCATAATTTATCTTTCGGGCTtgtaaaaaatgctaaaaatccatccttaaaataaaattaataattgtTATTGTCagctaaattaaataaataagcagATGTATAATGACATATAATAAATCAAAGGATGGGTATAAAAAATTCCTTACATATTTTCACATCGATAGCACAATAGGTTAATTTAGACTTTTACAAAAGCAACTGAAAGTATTAGCAATGTTACAAAAAAAGCAGGATGGAGCAGGGCTATAGCTGTCCAGAGAAGGGGAGGGGGGTACGGTCAATATGGAGAGCATgtgtaaaaatatgaaatagttTCTGAATACGAAAACCAATAATAGGAAGCCCTAgcaataaacttaaaaatattatatgaaaCAGGGGTGTACTTCAGAGGTTCTCTTACTACTGGAGTTTTAATTAAATGTACCCTGTATTAAAGAATTTTATCCCCATCCCcagccaaataaaaaaacagtttccaAAGTCGGAAACAATATCTATTTTGCAAAAACCAAAAGTGTTTCTcttcttttaaagattttattttggCTATAGGGAAACAGTTTCCATATCTGTACTTTATCCAGGACTGCCTGTTGGTGACATTGGAGTGAAACACCACAAATGCAGTTAATAAGCTTACCCAATTCCCATTCTTTTGAAACCAGGATTGATTCTCTAGTAAAACTTCTACAGTGATATTAATAACCTCGTCAATTTTATCACTTAAATAGTCATTTTTATCACAATGTTCACATAAAACCATACAAAATGTATACAATGACACTATTCTTCCAAAACTACATCCTTCGTTTAGTATTTCAGTCTGAACGGATTTACACGTTTCTAAAATTGTATTTCTCGTAATGCCAAGACGAGTACTAACACCATTGAAAAATGGTTCGTGTTTTAATCGCATCTTCGTACATAGTTCATACATTTTCTCCCCTATGTTattccatttttgtttttgcccTAGTTGCTTCTTCACTACATAACTGGCAATTTCTTTAGACTGTTTGTAAGTATTGGTTGAGTCTTTCATGTTGTAATTCTGTAATAGTGGATGCATCGCACCAATTCTTCCCCAGACAACTGTCAGTCTTTCTGAAACCCTCTATAAACGACAAAACCTTTTCAAAGACGTCAACATTAAGTTCATGCTGCGTTCTTGTGGCGACGAGAAAGAACCGATACCTGATTTTAATTGGTTTGTAAAAATAGCACTAATACGTAGTTAGTTTTAGGGGGACAATTACATTAATGaattataaaaatgtacaaaataacaatttatacaattttataaaaaagtaatattaaaaagaacattacgattttttcttttttgttctttctataaacaaaaaacacctattttaaatttttaaggtgAAATTATTCTTTCTTTAACCCCCGGCAAATGTCAGTGTATTTTTACAATAACAGTGCGTCAATAACAGACACGGTATGTTCTGGACGTGCTGCTACCCTCGCGGTCCGCACATGAGCATGTAATTATAACATGGTAGCTTGGACGCGTGCGATTTGTTTTTTGAGTAACTTGAATCAAAGAGATTAAGAGATTGTGATTCTAttgatatttttcttaaaaataccaCTCTAAGAAAAGAAAGGGTTGAGGAGGAACAAGTCCCCTATGTTCGCAGGCAAAGAAGAAATTTTTATAGCAATTTTTTACATCTAAGATACACGTCAACGACTGCGTAACAGGCAGAAAGATGCGGAAGCTTGCTAAAGAAAGGTCTTTTTTAGTCATCCTATCactaaataagctgcgatggagtgttagttttcctgaattatcgtaaagatGTATTCCGACCATGACTcggagtaaattaaaaaaaaatagagctGAAATTGGTAGCTACAGCGGGAGACGCGCGTGAATCCGgtagcgatttttttttaatcattcaACAGACTTATTTAAACTATAAAAAGGAACTAAACACTAACTTAACATATTAATTACATAAAACCGTCCTTCCCATCGTTTTTTTCATAcattaaataacaaaatttgaatAGGTAATTtgttgaaaataggcactcttgccgTAAGAACATTCTAGTGTTCCGCACGAAATTGACCCGTTGTACGAGGTTGGTCATTTTTAGCGCTTGTACGAAGATAGGCAATTTTGTACGAAAATGGGCATTGCAATTGCTGTACAAAAATTAGGCAACGAATAATTTGGTTTAGAAATGAATATCTAAACATTGTAAATTACATTCAGTAAACATGATAATATCTTAAATATTCTCTGAACGTTGATTTTTGACCATTATTTAATGAttgtaccaacttcgtacaacttaaatagcTGTGTGCGAGATTGGGCAAacgtcacttcttctacttaacttgaatttttttgatccataccaacttcgtacaacttaaataactgtgtacgaggttgggcctacttcacttcttctacttaacttgaatttttttgatccataccaacttcgtacaacttaaataactgtacgaggttgggcctacttcacttcttctacttaagttgaattttttggaaccataccaacttcgtacaacttaaataactgtgtacgaggttgggcctacttcacttcttctacttaagttgaattttttttatccatatcaactttgtacaacttaaataactgtgtaccaggttgggcctacttcacttcttttacttaacttgaatttttttttatccataccaacttcgtacaacttaaaataCCAAGACACAGATGAAAACTACTATATATTATCATTTACAGTCTTTACAtcgctttttttttgtttactctaTCAATAATTTCCACCAACAAAAACTGAATGCGGTTTAACGATAATCTCCCTATATCGAATTCGCATGGGTTACTTCATCCGAATGTAATTGGTGATGACTCCAGTTGGCTCTGCAATGTTCGAATCATGCAtcagtttttgataaaattgagGATGTTTTTTCGCCAGTATTTCGTTATAAAATGCTTGATACTTGCTACCAGAACGTTTAATCAGGATTAGTTGATTTACTTCAGGCAGCTTCGATTGTTGTACCAGGTAGTTCAGGGTACCGTTTTTGTATAATAACGGCAAAAACTCTCCATTGCCTCTCCCCTTTTTCATCGTCTTCTACTTTTTTCTCTATCAAAGGAAAGTAATCGTTGTATGACTATCTAACTATTTTTACGAAATTGTTTGCGATCAGgcttataattaatttttaaatacctgCTTCTCTTTGTTGTTGACGCTGCTGGAAATCTGGAATggaagttaaaaaagaaaactcatAGTACATGTTAATTATACAATTTTGTGTAGCATCTCAATTGTTGTAATTGTTCGGGAACAGTAGCCATGTCTATTGGGTCAATATCGCCTGCAACATCAACAACTAATAGTTAaggaagttttttaaaaaatcgggcCTTGTATATTCTGTTTCTATTACAATATCTGTTCTTTATCCTATGGAAACAATAacatagttaaaaaattaataacttttaacATCGAATACGAACATATTGGCGTGCTATACCCTGTTGTTATGTTTTCGTCGACGAAAGAAAATTCGTCAGATATGTTCTCATTTACTTCTTTCCACAAATTGATATTGTTGCTTCAAGAAACCACTTTTGGACATCATGGACAAATGAACTTTTCACTGTTGCCGAAGGAAATGTGTTGAAGCAGGCTCTCGATTGTTTCATGCTACAATGCGGACTGTTGCAAGCTGACTCCACAATATGTTCCATGAATGGCGCAACGAAGTTTTTTATCATACATTCGTATTCTGCTCCAAAAAATGACAAGCATTGGTTGGTTGGTGTTATTTTTCGATAAATAGCAGTATGAAGTTTAGCAGCTTCATAAGCACCGTTTTTCACAAACGTATAAAACTGTATGTTTTTGTCGGTTTTTTCATCTGTTATACTTGGTCTCATTACTATAACTGCTTTTAACACTGCCATCCATGTATCTAAAGCGCAAGTATTATGGAATGTGATCATTTCGTTCTCGTATTTAATTGACCCACTAAAATTTCTTAAACGtagaaatgtttataaaaaaataattgtgactttagtttttccaaaattagataatatataaaaatgttcttaCATCGGGAAATGGAGCGCACAAAACATCCGATATACCAAGTGCAGGATAACTCATCACTCggaatttttttcttcgcaattttctttttatagcaCGTGGAACGTTGTCTATTCTTCCACATAGAAAATCCACCATTGTTTTATAAGTCTGTTCGGGCATTATTACGGAATTCTGTTTAGTCCTTTCAACTTCCAACCATTCCTGAATTTTTTCTTCCATGTACCTCTTTTCAGTCTCCATTGTGCTGAACATAAAAACACGCGTTAAAAGTttcaatgtaaatttaaaaatgtgcgTTCGAAAAAGCACTCGA belongs to Hydractinia symbiolongicarpus strain clone_291-10 chromosome 1, HSymV2.1, whole genome shotgun sequence and includes:
- the LOC130634771 gene encoding apoptosis regulator R11-like: MHPLLQNYNMKDSTNTYKQSKEIASYVVKKQLGQKQKWNNIGEKMYELCTKMRLKHEPFFNGVSTRLGITRNTILETCKSVQTEILNEGCSFGRIVSLYTFCMVLCEHCDKNDYLSDKIDEVINITVEVLLENQSWFQKNGNWDGFLAFFTSPKDKLWKGLAITTVGLGAVAGIFYVNS
- the LOC130634787 gene encoding uncharacterized protein LOC130634787, whose translation is MWKNRQRSTCYKKKIAKKKIPSDELSCTWYIGCFVRSISRYTWMAVLKAVIVMRPSITDEKTDKNIQFYTFVKNGAYEAAKLHTAIYRKITPTNQCLSFFGAEYECMIKNFVAPFMEHIVESACNSPHCSMKQSRACFNTFPSATVKSSFVHDVQKWFLEATISICGKK